A single genomic interval of Flavobacteriales bacterium harbors:
- the rsmG gene encoding 16S rRNA (guanine(527)-N(7))-methyltransferase RsmG translates to MTELLTKYFPELTAQQRDRFARMGPLYADWNERVNLVSRKDIEHLYERHILHALGIAKVVQFKKGTRIVDVGTGGGFPLIPLAVLFPDCVLHGIDGIGKKIAAVQGIIQGLGLTNCTAEQVRSTGHRQRYDVIVSRAVSALPEFIRDTKHLVVQGAGRLYTLKGGDLADELLPVRQRYRVHELSRVFEEEFFATKKVVQVEM, encoded by the coding sequence TGCTCACCAAGTACTTCCCCGAGCTCACGGCGCAACAGCGTGACCGGTTCGCGCGCATGGGCCCGTTGTACGCCGACTGGAACGAGCGCGTGAACCTGGTCTCGCGGAAGGACATCGAGCACCTCTACGAACGGCACATCCTGCACGCGCTCGGCATCGCCAAGGTGGTCCAGTTCAAGAAAGGGACACGGATCGTGGACGTGGGCACCGGCGGCGGCTTCCCCCTCATCCCGCTGGCCGTCCTCTTCCCGGACTGCGTCCTTCACGGCATCGACGGCATCGGCAAGAAGATCGCGGCCGTGCAGGGCATCATCCAGGGCCTGGGCCTCACCAATTGCACCGCCGAGCAGGTGCGCAGCACCGGGCACCGGCAGCGCTACGACGTCATTGTCAGCCGCGCGGTCAGCGCGCTGCCCGAGTTCATCCGCGACACGAAGCACCTGGTCGTCCAAGGCGCCGGACGGCTCTATACCCTGAAGGGGGGCGATCTGGCCGATGAACTGCTCCCGGTCAGGCAGCGCTATCGCGTGCACGAGCTGTCACGCGTCTTCGAGGAGGAGTTCTTCGCCACCAAGAAGGTGGTTCAAGTGGAAATGTGA
- a CDS encoding ATP-binding cassette domain-containing protein yields the protein MASRRHRSRYNDAKPAKLDRATLRKALRLFRYLRPHRWTFAAGLLFLIGTSGLSLVFPGLMGKLIDSTKGETSFSAPLFDLTNTDSIFLLLLLVFAVQAVLGFFRIVLFAHVTEHMLADLRRDTYAHLLRLPMSFFARRRVGELNSRLSADVALLQDTFTTTLAELLRQLIIIAAGIVLLARLSPELTLTMLASVPVVVLVAVLFGRFIGRLSRQVQDRIADTNVIVDETLQGIQSVKAFANEAWESVRYGRSVLSARALAMRGARWRGALVSFIILCMFGAIILVVWRGVNLQREGLLTNGELVTFIMYSVFVGASIGGIPEHVNTVLKAIGATERLMDLHDEPGEPVSLDARKQRIELRGRIAFEGVSFHYATRADVPVLRDVSFTAEPGQRIALVGPSGAGKSTVASLVLRFFDPVQGTVRIDDRDARDYPLTALRDRMAIVPQEVLLFGGSIRENIAYGRPDATDAEVEAAARRANAHDFIAAFPEGYATVVGERGIQLSGGQRQRIAIARAVLKDPAILILDEATSALDSESERLVQEALEQLMKGRTSLVIAHRLSTIRDADRILVLDKGVIAESGTHGELIADVDGLYHSLSRLQMES from the coding sequence ATGGCCTCCCGCCGCCACCGTTCCCGCTACAACGATGCGAAGCCGGCCAAGCTGGACCGTGCGACGCTGCGCAAGGCCCTGCGCCTGTTCCGCTACCTGCGACCCCACCGCTGGACCTTCGCGGCCGGCCTGCTCTTCCTGATCGGCACCAGCGGTCTCAGCCTGGTGTTCCCGGGGTTGATGGGCAAGCTCATCGACTCCACCAAGGGCGAGACCTCCTTCAGCGCGCCGCTGTTCGACCTCACCAACACGGACAGCATCTTCCTGCTGCTCCTGCTGGTCTTCGCCGTGCAGGCGGTGCTCGGCTTCTTCCGCATCGTTCTCTTCGCGCACGTCACCGAGCACATGCTGGCCGACCTGCGGCGCGACACCTATGCCCACCTGCTGCGGCTGCCGATGTCCTTCTTCGCCAGGCGGCGTGTGGGCGAGCTCAACAGCCGCCTCAGCGCCGATGTGGCCCTGCTGCAGGACACCTTCACCACCACGCTGGCCGAGCTGCTGCGCCAGCTGATCATCATCGCCGCGGGCATCGTGCTCCTGGCGCGCCTGTCGCCGGAGCTCACCCTCACCATGCTCGCCTCCGTGCCGGTGGTGGTGCTCGTGGCCGTCCTCTTCGGCCGCTTCATCGGCCGCCTCAGCCGCCAGGTGCAGGACCGCATCGCCGACACCAACGTGATCGTGGACGAGACGCTGCAGGGCATCCAGAGCGTGAAGGCCTTCGCCAATGAAGCTTGGGAGAGCGTGCGCTACGGCCGCAGCGTCCTCAGCGCACGCGCGCTGGCCATGCGCGGCGCACGGTGGCGCGGGGCCCTCGTCTCGTTCATCATCCTGTGCATGTTCGGCGCCATCATCCTGGTGGTGTGGCGCGGGGTGAACCTGCAGCGCGAAGGGCTGCTCACCAACGGCGAGCTCGTCACCTTCATCATGTACAGCGTGTTCGTGGGCGCCAGCATCGGCGGCATCCCCGAGCATGTGAACACCGTGCTGAAGGCCATCGGGGCCACCGAACGGCTGATGGACCTGCACGACGAGCCCGGCGAGCCGGTGAGCCTGGACGCGCGCAAGCAGCGCATCGAGCTGCGGGGCCGCATCGCCTTCGAGGGCGTGAGCTTCCACTACGCCACCCGCGCCGATGTGCCGGTGCTTCGGGATGTGTCGTTCACCGCCGAACCCGGCCAGCGCATCGCGCTCGTGGGCCCCAGCGGCGCGGGCAAGAGCACCGTCGCCTCCCTGGTGCTGCGCTTCTTCGACCCGGTGCAGGGCACGGTGCGCATCGACGACCGCGACGCACGCGACTATCCGCTCACCGCGCTCCGCGACCGCATGGCCATCGTGCCGCAAGAGGTGCTGCTGTTCGGCGGCAGCATCCGCGAGAACATCGCCTACGGCCGTCCCGATGCCACCGATGCCGAGGTGGAGGCCGCGGCCCGCCGCGCCAACGCGCACGACTTCATCGCCGCCTTCCCCGAGGGCTATGCCACCGTGGTGGGCGAACGCGGCATCCAGCTCAGCGGCGGGCAGCGCCAGCGCATCGCCATCGCCCGCGCCGTGCTGAAGGACCCCGCCATCCTGATCCTGGACGAGGCCACCAGCGCGCTGGACAGCGAGAGCGAACGCCTGGTGCAGGAAGCGCTCGAGCAGCTGATGAAGGGCCGCACGAGCCTGGTGATCGCGCACCGCCTCAGCACCATCCGCGATGCGGACCGGATCCTGGTGCTGGACAAGGGCGTGATCGCCGAAAGCGGCACCCATGGCGAGCTGATCGCCGACGTGGACGGGCTGTACCACAGCCTGAGCCGACTGCAGATGGAAAGCTGA